Proteins from a single region of Catalinimonas alkaloidigena:
- a CDS encoding 2Fe-2S iron-sulfur cluster-binding protein: MDRFSITVIDEDGQIKKVNFAPLAYRNLMELIVNELWEEWGDCKGRAMCGTCHVEVIHGNIGEIDSFEQHTLNRLPNQKAQSRLACQIMLDRSIDKMTFKILKDD, encoded by the coding sequence ATGGACCGATTTAGTATCACAGTAATAGATGAGGATGGACAAATAAAGAAAGTGAATTTTGCTCCTTTAGCATATAGAAATCTTATGGAGCTAATAGTGAATGAACTATGGGAAGAATGGGGTGATTGTAAAGGCAGGGCAATGTGTGGTACTTGTCACGTAGAGGTAATTCACGGTAATATTGGAGAGATAGACTCATTTGAGCAACATACCCTCAATAGATTGCCTAATCAAAAAGCACAAAGTAGATTAGCTTGTCAGATCATGTTAGATCGCTCCATAGATAAGATGACCTTTAAGATTTTAAAGGATGATTAA
- a CDS encoding DUF488 domain-containing protein has translation MMDTVNCNLKIKRIYEEYSKNDGYRILIDRIWPRGIKKKDAKLDAWMKEIAPSSSLRKWFGHEAEKFDEFSAKYREELSDKRETLQKILAVADSQKLTLLYAAKDTKMNHAVVLLNFLNNSI, from the coding sequence ATGATGGATACAGTTAATTGTAATTTAAAAATTAAGAGAATATACGAAGAGTATTCCAAGAATGATGGTTACAGGATTCTTATTGACCGTATTTGGCCGAGAGGAATTAAAAAAAAGGATGCTAAACTTGATGCATGGATGAAAGAGATAGCACCTTCCTCTTCATTAAGAAAATGGTTTGGCCATGAAGCTGAAAAATTTGATGAGTTTTCAGCGAAATATAGGGAAGAGCTCTCGGATAAAAGAGAAACTTTACAAAAAATTCTTGCTGTTGCAGACAGTCAAAAGTTGACTTTACTTTATGCAGCGAAAGACACGAAAATGAACCATGCTGTGGTGTTACTAAATTTTTTAAATAACAGTATTTAA
- a CDS encoding RrF2 family transcriptional regulator produces MFSKACEYGIRAVIYIVAKSQEGKKVGIKDISNEIDVPEHFTAKILQNLSRMDLISSVKGPHGGFYIEEGRKDIRLIDIVRAIDGNKLFTGCGLGIKECSERRPCPIHDEFKQIRDSIKEMLERTTVQEVTEDLEKGLVFLKK; encoded by the coding sequence ATGTTCTCTAAAGCATGTGAATACGGCATCAGGGCAGTAATTTATATTGTAGCTAAAAGCCAGGAAGGCAAAAAAGTAGGCATTAAGGACATCAGCAATGAGATTGATGTTCCGGAACATTTTACGGCTAAAATCCTGCAAAACCTAAGCCGTATGGATTTAATCAGTTCTGTAAAAGGGCCGCACGGTGGCTTCTACATTGAAGAAGGGAGAAAAGATATCAGGCTCATTGATATTGTGAGGGCGATTGACGGCAATAAACTCTTTACCGGCTGTGGGCTGGGTATCAAAGAGTGCTCTGAACGCAGGCCCTGCCCCATTCATGATGAGTTCAAGCAAATCAGAGATTCTATTAAAGAGATGCTTGAACGAACTACTGTACAGGAGGTAACCGAAGATTTGGAAAAAGGTCTGGTGTTTTTGAAAAAATGA
- a CDS encoding PA14 domain-containing protein, translated as MRKRLSGSGSRLLIFVFVIGTVCLSACNQKEEKQEVSKKKTKSALTFIRNDDCLNCHNIEDKSVGPTYVQISQRYEADFSTISKLANKIIEGGGGIWGSQQMSKHPFLEKKNAKKIVRWILSLSDSTVNKDPLLHTPGLKLSEVFQNKPAAAREANGLKLSIYPSDGLEAHYVNASTDKTSPVSPLHNGLANVIHFTGQEAFEPLQERVLLRASGSIHISEKGKYFFKLIKSGEGRVFMNGDKIINENKDDHEIAVDLKAGTYPIVVEYLLKPKDNTLSLQWITPDDEYYSVVPEEVFSVKN; from the coding sequence CAAAAAGAAGAAAAACAGGAGGTAAGCAAGAAGAAAACAAAAAGCGCCTTGACTTTTATTAGAAATGATGACTGTCTGAATTGCCATAATATTGAAGACAAATCTGTGGGCCCCACATATGTACAAATCTCACAAAGGTACGAGGCTGATTTCAGTACGATCAGCAAGTTGGCCAACAAGATTATTGAAGGCGGAGGAGGGATTTGGGGTAGTCAGCAGATGTCCAAACATCCATTCTTAGAGAAAAAAAATGCAAAAAAAATAGTTAGGTGGATACTTTCCCTAAGTGATTCTACGGTTAATAAAGATCCACTCTTGCACACGCCTGGCTTAAAGCTCTCTGAGGTTTTTCAAAATAAACCAGCGGCAGCCAGGGAAGCAAACGGACTAAAGCTAAGTATTTACCCTTCAGATGGATTGGAGGCGCATTATGTAAATGCCAGCACTGATAAGACTTCTCCTGTTAGCCCTTTGCACAATGGACTGGCCAATGTCATTCATTTTACCGGGCAGGAGGCTTTTGAGCCTTTGCAGGAGCGTGTGCTTCTCCGTGCCAGCGGGTCTATACATATCAGCGAGAAGGGTAAATACTTTTTTAAACTGATCAAGTCCGGTGAAGGGAGGGTGTTTATGAATGGTGATAAAATTATTAACGAAAACAAGGACGATCATGAAATAGCCGTTGACCTGAAAGCCGGTACCTATCCTATCGTGGTGGAGTACCTTCTAAAGCCGAAAGATAATACGTTATCCCTGCAATGGATTACCCCTGATGATGAATATTATAGCGTGGTACCCGAAGAGGTATTTTCTGTAAAAAATTAA
- a CDS encoding cytochrome c oxidase subunit I, translating to MSVQNINQKPDEHSVVSDEHHEDSFITKYIFSTDHKMIAKQYLVTGIMWAVIGGLLSLLFRLQLGFPESNMNWLEPLLGDWIQNGKIDPEFYLALVTMHGTIMVFFVLTAGLSGTFSNFLIPLQIGARDMASGFMNMLSYWLFFVAGVIMFLSMFIETGPAAGGWTVYPPLSVLPQAISGSGLGMTLWLISMVFFIASTLMGGINYITTIINLRTRGMSFKKLPLTIWALFFTAILGLLTFPVLFAATLLLIFDRSFGTSFYLSDIYIAGEALSNVGGSPILYQHLFWFLGHPEVYIAILPAFGIVSEVIATNARKPIFGYLAMVGTMFVITFLSITVWAHHMFVSGMNPFLGSIFMLASFIIAVPSSVKVFNWLTTLWRGNIHFTPAMLFAIGMVSFFIAGGVTGLFVANSAIDIQLHDTYFIVAHFHLVMGSASFFGFLTGVYHWFPKMFGRMMHRGLGHLHFWLTFAGVYLVFFPMHYIGMAGFPRRYYSFTGFEVFRTFVDLNAFISIAAFITFGAQIIFLFNFFYSMYRGRLAPANPWRSNTLEWTTPRFPGHGNWPGEIPKVYRWAYDYSKPGAQEDFIPQTIPFSQTPESNLPEETKLVSEGLPEVVGEDLQSKLKEKGK from the coding sequence ATGTCTGTACAAAATATTAACCAGAAACCTGATGAGCACTCAGTGGTGTCAGACGAACATCATGAAGATAGTTTTATCACCAAATATATTTTTAGTACCGACCATAAAATGATTGCCAAACAGTATTTAGTTACCGGTATTATGTGGGCAGTCATCGGAGGGCTTTTATCCCTACTCTTCCGTCTCCAACTGGGTTTTCCCGAATCCAATATGAATTGGCTCGAGCCTTTACTTGGTGATTGGATACAAAACGGTAAAATAGACCCTGAATTTTACCTGGCCCTGGTAACCATGCACGGTACCATCATGGTTTTTTTTGTATTAACAGCAGGGTTAAGTGGTACTTTCAGCAACTTTCTGATTCCTCTACAAATTGGCGCCCGGGATATGGCATCCGGCTTCATGAACATGCTATCTTACTGGTTATTTTTTGTCGCTGGTGTGATCATGTTCTTATCTATGTTTATTGAAACAGGACCTGCAGCAGGGGGCTGGACAGTATATCCACCGCTCAGTGTACTACCTCAGGCCATTTCAGGTTCCGGGTTGGGAATGACACTTTGGCTCATCAGCATGGTCTTCTTCATAGCATCAACCCTTATGGGGGGCATCAATTATATCACTACTATAATCAATCTTAGAACCAGAGGAATGTCTTTCAAAAAACTACCGCTGACCATTTGGGCACTATTTTTTACCGCAATTTTGGGGTTATTAACTTTTCCGGTATTATTTGCTGCAACCTTGCTTCTCATTTTTGACAGAAGCTTTGGTACCAGTTTTTATCTTTCTGATATCTATATAGCTGGTGAAGCTCTATCTAATGTTGGAGGCAGCCCGATTTTATATCAGCATTTATTTTGGTTTTTGGGACATCCGGAGGTTTATATTGCCATACTACCTGCTTTTGGAATAGTATCAGAGGTCATTGCTACTAATGCACGTAAACCAATATTTGGTTATCTAGCTATGGTTGGTACCATGTTTGTCATCACTTTTTTATCTATTACTGTATGGGCTCATCATATGTTTGTTTCAGGTATGAACCCTTTTTTAGGGTCAATATTTATGCTGGCATCATTCATTATTGCTGTACCCTCTTCAGTAAAAGTCTTCAACTGGCTGACCACCCTTTGGCGAGGAAATATCCATTTCACCCCGGCTATGCTATTTGCCATCGGCATGGTCTCATTTTTTATTGCTGGAGGGGTAACGGGTTTGTTTGTAGCTAACTCTGCTATAGATATTCAGCTTCATGATACGTATTTTATAGTAGCCCACTTTCATTTGGTGATGGGCAGCGCGTCCTTCTTTGGTTTTCTGACTGGCGTATACCATTGGTTTCCAAAAATGTTTGGCAGAATGATGCACAGAGGTTTAGGGCATCTACACTTTTGGTTAACCTTTGCTGGCGTTTACCTGGTTTTTTTTCCTATGCATTATATAGGGATGGCAGGTTTTCCCAGAAGGTATTATTCTTTTACCGGTTTTGAGGTTTTCAGAACATTTGTGGATCTAAATGCATTTATCAGTATTGCTGCTTTCATTACATTCGGTGCACAAATCATTTTTCTGTTTAATTTCTTTTATAGTATGTACCGTGGACGCCTGGCACCTGCAAATCCCTGGAGGTCTAATACTTTAGAATGGACTACTCCCCGCTTTCCGGGGCATGGAAACTGGCCCGGAGAAATCCCTAAAGTATATAGATGGGCTTATGATTATAGTAAGCCTGGTGCTCAGGAAGACTTTATTCCTCAGACAATACCATTTTCGCAAACGCCCGAATCTAACCTGCCGGAAGAGACAAAATTGGTTAGTGAAGGTTTGCCTGAGGTTGTGGGAGAGGATTTGCAGAGCAAACTTAAAGAAAAGGGCAAGTAG
- a CDS encoding cytochrome c oxidase subunit II gives MEKLLIAISFGLFLIIIYLVFRTTTLISLISKGEIKENIDSSNQLNAVMMIVFLVGGMGLIFWYSNRASEHFLPESASVHGDWIDQLFWITMYITGFVFVITQGLLFYFSYRYRYRPGRKAFFYPYNNKLEITWTIVPTITFIVMFIAGLSSWNKITSKAPDNAVVIEIVGQQFNWNVRYPGEDGTLGEHDYKLIDAVNNLGLDFTDRASFDDFTALQLHIPKGKPVLLKIRAKDVIHSVYIPHFRLKMDAVPGMMTRFHFVAKYSTQEMRQKLGNPDFNFEMACAEVCGRGHFAMRFIVVVEEEEDFNEWYKNQESWLSKNPEYLSVVPDELKELAKKKAKGDEESTPGSTASLLENIYF, from the coding sequence ATGGAAAAACTTTTAATAGCTATCAGTTTTGGACTTTTTCTCATCATCATCTACCTGGTCTTTCGTACGACTACACTAATTTCTCTAATAAGCAAAGGAGAAATAAAAGAGAATATAGATAGTAGTAACCAACTCAACGCTGTAATGATGATCGTCTTTCTGGTGGGCGGCATGGGACTCATATTCTGGTATTCCAATAGAGCTTCTGAGCATTTCTTGCCGGAGTCCGCCTCTGTCCACGGGGATTGGATTGATCAGCTGTTTTGGATTACCATGTATATTACTGGCTTTGTTTTCGTAATTACTCAGGGTTTACTTTTCTATTTTTCTTACAGATACCGATATAGGCCCGGACGAAAGGCATTTTTCTATCCCTATAACAACAAGCTTGAAATTACCTGGACAATTGTTCCTACCATAACTTTTATCGTAATGTTTATTGCAGGCTTGAGTTCGTGGAACAAAATCACTTCAAAAGCTCCTGATAATGCTGTAGTCATTGAAATAGTAGGGCAGCAATTCAACTGGAATGTAAGGTATCCGGGAGAAGATGGGACATTAGGAGAGCACGATTACAAATTAATAGACGCGGTCAATAACCTTGGCCTGGACTTCACTGACCGTGCGAGTTTTGACGACTTTACCGCTCTTCAACTGCATATTCCCAAAGGAAAACCGGTACTTCTAAAAATCAGGGCAAAAGATGTAATTCACAGCGTATATATTCCTCATTTCCGGTTGAAAATGGATGCAGTACCTGGCATGATGACCAGGTTTCATTTCGTAGCTAAGTATTCTACTCAAGAGATGAGGCAAAAACTGGGTAATCCGGATTTTAATTTTGAAATGGCCTGTGCAGAAGTATGTGGGCGCGGCCATTTCGCCATGCGTTTTATTGTGGTGGTAGAGGAAGAAGAAGATTTTAATGAATGGTATAAAAATCAGGAAAGCTGGCTTTCTAAGAATCCGGAATATCTTTCAGTAGTACCTGATGAGCTAAAAGAACTGGCAAAAAAGAAAGCGAAAGGAGATGAGGAGTCTACTCCGGGAAGTACTGCATCATTATTAGAAAACATATATTTTTAG
- a CDS encoding hemerythrin domain-containing protein, with translation MKTSKPIKRDKSLQPLSREHHHSLLLCWKIRSSFRKRVEVKRIKKYADWFFENHIKPHFKIEEKHVFPVLGDEHELVKKALAEHRRLTRLFENDEEVEKSLNRIEEELEAHIRFEERVLFNEIQNVASEEQLKLIDKHHSETKFQENTEDEFWK, from the coding sequence ATGAAAACTTCAAAACCAATAAAACGCGATAAATCCTTACAACCTTTAAGCCGTGAGCATCATCATAGCCTGCTTCTATGCTGGAAAATCAGATCAAGTTTTAGAAAGAGAGTTGAAGTAAAGCGAATAAAAAAATATGCTGATTGGTTTTTTGAGAACCACATCAAACCCCATTTTAAGATTGAAGAAAAGCATGTTTTTCCTGTGCTTGGTGATGAGCATGAACTGGTAAAAAAAGCCCTTGCCGAACACAGAAGGTTAACAAGGCTATTTGAGAATGATGAAGAGGTGGAGAAGTCACTGAACCGCATAGAGGAAGAACTGGAAGCCCATATCCGCTTTGAAGAACGTGTTCTGTTTAATGAAATTCAAAATGTAGCTTCAGAGGAGCAGTTGAAACTAATTGATAAACATCATTCTGAAACAAAATTTCAGGAAAATACTGAAGATGAATTCTGGAAATAA
- a CDS encoding iron-sulfur cluster assembly protein: MAYAKILSDDKGLEALVVGQLKKVFDPEIPLDVLGLGLIYHVEIVIKKVSVLMTLTNPACPSGAAIVQTVELAISDLKEVETVDVELTFDPPYTFETMSEAGKLELGFL; the protein is encoded by the coding sequence ATGGCGTACGCAAAAATATTATCAGACGATAAAGGCTTAGAAGCATTGGTAGTCGGGCAACTGAAGAAAGTTTTTGACCCGGAAATTCCTCTGGATGTGCTGGGACTGGGGCTAATCTATCATGTAGAAATCGTTATCAAAAAAGTATCAGTATTAATGACGCTTACCAATCCTGCCTGTCCGTCTGGTGCAGCTATAGTGCAGACAGTAGAACTGGCTATCAGCGACCTGAAAGAAGTGGAAACCGTAGATGTAGAACTCACTTTTGACCCTCCATACACCTTTGAGACGATGTCGGAGGCAGGTAAGCTTGAGCTGGGTTTCCTGTAA
- a CDS encoding DMT family transporter gives MNWVLLIIAGLFEVCFAACLGKTKESTGTETTYWYIGFLICLGISMYLLVKVTQALPIGTAYAVWTGIGAVGTVLVGILVFKEPATFWRLFFITTLIASIIGLKLVSN, from the coding sequence ATGAACTGGGTTTTGTTAATAATAGCAGGATTATTTGAAGTGTGCTTTGCAGCTTGTCTTGGAAAAACAAAAGAAAGCACCGGAACTGAAACAACATATTGGTACATTGGATTTTTAATATGCTTAGGAATAAGCATGTACCTGCTCGTAAAAGTAACTCAAGCATTGCCCATAGGAACCGCTTATGCCGTGTGGACAGGAATAGGAGCCGTAGGAACGGTGCTCGTCGGAATTCTGGTATTCAAAGAACCTGCTACTTTTTGGAGACTGTTTTTTATCACCACTTTAATTGCTTCAATCATCGGGCTGAAGTTAGTATCAAATTGA
- a CDS encoding carboxymuconolactone decarboxylase family protein, giving the protein MDKDEKPFFLPATREITKMKETLAPEVMNAWQNFSRTVFKEGTLDEKTKQLIAVAIAHVTQCPYCIKGHTKQAMKKGASKKEIMEAIWVAAEMRAGAATAHANIAINEMEEK; this is encoded by the coding sequence ATGGACAAAGATGAGAAGCCTTTCTTTCTCCCTGCTACACGGGAAATTACAAAGATGAAAGAAACGCTGGCACCAGAAGTAATGAATGCCTGGCAGAATTTTAGCCGTACGGTTTTTAAAGAGGGAACCCTGGATGAAAAAACCAAGCAGCTTATTGCTGTGGCAATTGCGCATGTGACGCAGTGTCCTTATTGCATTAAAGGGCATACCAAACAAGCAATGAAGAAAGGAGCTAGTAAAAAAGAGATCATGGAGGCCATCTGGGTAGCAGCGGAAATGCGTGCTGGTGCGGCTACTGCTCATGCAAATATTGCTATTAATGAAATGGAAGAAAAATGA
- a CDS encoding cupin domain-containing protein, with amino-acid sequence MKHKIKQEQLEWTKSKIKGFYGKELIAQEKGSVKLVRIDPVATYPEHLHPSKTEYAHIIEGNPIIVIENQHYTSKPGDFYIFPVNTKHAIINNTSDECLLLIGAIEN; translated from the coding sequence ATGAAACATAAAATTAAACAGGAGCAACTTGAGTGGACAAAAAGTAAAATAAAAGGGTTTTATGGAAAAGAGCTTATTGCTCAGGAAAAAGGAAGCGTTAAACTGGTCAGGATTGATCCCGTAGCTACTTATCCGGAGCATCTTCATCCCAGCAAAACCGAATATGCTCATATCATTGAAGGTAACCCAATTATTGTGATAGAAAATCAGCACTACACGAGCAAACCTGGAGATTTTTACATTTTCCCTGTTAACACCAAGCACGCTATTATTAATAATACAAGTGATGAATGTTTGTTATTAATTGGAGCTATTGAGAATTGA
- the gap gene encoding type I glyceraldehyde-3-phosphate dehydrogenase — translation MKKVVINGLGRIGRATLKVLLEKHDFELVAVNDLVSPKNLAYLLKYDTVYGRYHKKVENDGKHLIIDGKKYMVINEKDPANLPWKDLDIDIVFECTGIFTKKEDLQKHVKAGAKYVILSAPSKSEEISTVVHGVNRNHENNPEIISCASCTTNCITPVVEIINRRIGIEKANMTTVHAYTSTQGLVDMPNDKMRRGRAAAANFVPTSTGAALATTQALPELKDKFDGAAIRGPVPVGSIADINFITSRKTSVEEVKDIFKEEAESDRYQDILGVTEEQLVSSDIVMDPRASIVDLSMIQVTGGDLVKVMSWYDNEWGYVNQMVREAESILSQ, via the coding sequence ATGAAAAAAGTAGTTATTAATGGGTTGGGAAGAATTGGAAGAGCAACTTTAAAGGTCTTACTTGAAAAGCATGACTTTGAATTAGTTGCTGTTAATGACCTGGTTTCACCGAAAAACCTTGCTTATCTGTTAAAATACGATACTGTTTATGGTAGATATCATAAGAAGGTGGAAAATGACGGAAAACATTTGATCATTGATGGCAAAAAATATATGGTAATTAATGAAAAAGACCCTGCTAACCTGCCCTGGAAAGATCTGGACATTGACATTGTTTTTGAATGCACGGGCATATTCACCAAAAAAGAAGATCTGCAAAAACATGTTAAGGCAGGGGCAAAATATGTCATTCTTTCAGCACCATCCAAAAGTGAAGAGATTTCTACAGTAGTTCACGGTGTGAACCGAAACCATGAAAATAATCCGGAGATCATATCCTGTGCAAGTTGCACTACAAATTGCATCACTCCCGTTGTAGAAATTATAAACAGGCGGATTGGCATAGAAAAAGCTAATATGACTACAGTACATGCTTATACTTCTACCCAGGGCCTGGTTGATATGCCCAACGATAAGATGCGTAGAGGCCGTGCGGCAGCAGCTAATTTTGTACCTACCTCAACAGGTGCTGCACTGGCTACCACACAGGCACTGCCGGAATTAAAAGATAAATTTGACGGTGCTGCGATACGGGGACCTGTCCCGGTAGGCTCTATTGCCGATATTAACTTTATTACTTCCAGGAAAACATCAGTAGAAGAAGTGAAAGATATCTTTAAAGAGGAAGCAGAAAGTGATAGATATCAAGATATACTGGGCGTTACTGAAGAGCAGCTTGTTTCATCCGATATTGTAATGGACCCTAGAGCTTCCATTGTTGATCTTTCTATGATACAGGTCACTGGTGGTGACTTGGTAAAAGTAATGAGTTGGTATGATAATGAGTGGGGGTATGTAAATCAGATGGTTAGGGAAGCAGAAAGTATACTATCTCAATAG
- a CDS encoding FUSC family protein, producing MGIGKSIMQKVSKSKIHSPIAFARTFFDRKDRLYLNQQVKSFFFGQYLASGLKITLGIVLPSLIFAWFDELTYGLIISLGALYVSISDQPGPVLHRRNGMLVTNISIFSIAIVTGMINQHTWLLAIEIPLFCFALSMLMVYGSRAAAVGTATLLMMISSMHFDSGYSVGYAFLILSGGVWYMLLSLFLSRIRPYRLAQQYLGECILEVARYIRLKAEFYDDKFAVNELYKKLIVQQIVVNEQQDNVRQIVFRTRKKVRETMRSGRLVIMIFTDIIEAFELAMSSQIDYSILRQRFLKHQILPAYRNLLITMAKEFDDLGYALINNEKPRPLVNFDSHLNIIKERLLALESEGISVRILKKTLVNIRNITRLLSDMYNYFQAEQLTFLSKTEESDLTKFVSRQDFDLKIFKDNLSLRSTAFRHSIRLTFGCFLGYMISLELPYGQHSYWILITILVILKPDFSISKKRNYERVLGTVAGGLTGALILLLIQNEVAKLILLVIFMVIAFSFNRIKYVISVLFMTALILILFSFIYKTSNLEVTTERIIYTLIGSAIAFLVSYFVLPSWETSQIKTNLINILKANLIYLQKIIAMSGDKSFPITDYRLARKDVYMQTANMGSAFQRMLHEPKNKQEKAPYINEFVVLNHILSSYLAALSSSLEKNHAKKIINTEHLKLIRKTKFLLQEAIKHIDQKPFNVDFELPDVTKESNKDAFDAQSIQKQLELIRKVSADLEKLSQTLSKLPN from the coding sequence ATGGGTATTGGCAAGTCTATCATGCAAAAAGTAAGCAAGTCAAAAATACATAGTCCTATTGCTTTTGCCCGCACGTTCTTTGACCGTAAGGACAGGCTTTATCTAAACCAGCAAGTAAAAAGCTTTTTCTTTGGACAATACCTTGCTAGTGGTTTAAAAATTACTTTAGGTATTGTATTGCCTTCATTGATTTTTGCTTGGTTTGATGAACTAACTTATGGGCTAATCATCTCTCTGGGGGCTCTCTATGTAAGTATCTCTGATCAACCAGGGCCAGTGTTGCATCGAAGAAACGGAATGTTGGTTACTAATATTTCTATTTTTTCTATAGCTATAGTAACTGGCATGATCAACCAGCATACCTGGCTTCTGGCGATTGAAATACCTCTTTTCTGTTTTGCACTTTCCATGCTGATGGTGTATGGATCACGGGCCGCCGCTGTGGGTACCGCCACTTTACTGATGATGATATCAAGTATGCATTTTGACAGTGGATATAGCGTTGGGTATGCTTTCTTGATTCTAAGTGGAGGTGTTTGGTATATGCTACTCAGTTTATTTTTGAGTCGCATCAGGCCTTACCGCCTGGCACAACAATATCTGGGAGAATGTATACTTGAAGTAGCCCGCTACATTCGTCTGAAAGCAGAATTTTATGATGACAAATTTGCTGTTAATGAGCTGTATAAAAAGTTAATAGTTCAGCAAATCGTAGTAAATGAACAACAAGATAATGTAAGGCAAATTGTTTTCAGGACGAGGAAGAAAGTAAGAGAGACCATGCGATCAGGCCGCTTGGTAATTATGATCTTTACAGATATTATTGAAGCATTTGAGCTAGCCATGTCTTCACAAATTGATTATAGCATACTAAGACAAAGATTCTTAAAACACCAGATATTACCAGCTTATAGGAATTTGCTCATTACTATGGCTAAGGAGTTTGATGATTTGGGCTACGCTTTGATCAACAATGAAAAACCAAGGCCGTTAGTAAATTTTGATTCTCATCTGAACATAATCAAAGAAAGGCTGCTTGCACTGGAGTCAGAAGGGATTTCTGTGAGGATACTGAAGAAAACCCTGGTTAATATAAGAAATATAACACGCCTATTAAGTGATATGTATAATTATTTTCAGGCTGAACAACTTACTTTTTTATCTAAAACTGAGGAGTCTGATTTAACAAAATTTGTTTCTCGTCAGGATTTTGACTTAAAAATTTTCAAAGACAACCTTTCACTACGTTCTACTGCTTTCAGACATTCAATCAGATTAACATTTGGATGTTTTTTGGGGTACATGATTTCCCTGGAACTACCCTATGGTCAACACAGCTATTGGATATTAATTACCATTTTAGTGATCCTGAAACCTGATTTTAGCATATCAAAAAAACGAAATTACGAAAGGGTTTTAGGCACAGTTGCGGGTGGGTTAACAGGCGCGCTCATACTTTTACTGATTCAGAATGAAGTAGCAAAACTCATATTACTCGTCATTTTTATGGTTATAGCCTTTAGTTTTAATAGAATTAAATATGTGATCAGTGTATTATTCATGACCGCGCTCATATTGATACTATTCAGCTTCATTTATAAAACGAGTAATCTGGAAGTAACCACAGAAAGGATTATCTATACCCTTATTGGATCTGCTATCGCATTTCTGGTTAGCTATTTTGTTCTTCCCAGTTGGGAGACCTCACAGATCAAGACTAATCTGATTAATATTCTAAAAGCTAACCTTATCTACTTGCAAAAGATAATTGCCATGTCTGGTGACAAGTCATTTCCTATTACAGATTACAGGCTTGCTCGTAAAGATGTATATATGCAAACCGCGAATATGGGCTCGGCTTTTCAGAGGATGCTCCATGAACCGAAAAATAAGCAGGAAAAAGCTCCCTATATCAATGAGTTTGTAGTGCTGAACCATATTTTATCATCATATCTAGCTGCTTTATCTTCTAGTTTAGAAAAAAATCATGCAAAAAAAATAATAAACACTGAACATTTGAAACTTATTCGGAAGACAAAGTTCCTGTTACAGGAAGCAATAAAACATATTGATCAAAAGCCGTTTAATGTTGATTTTGAATTACCTGATGTAACAAAGGAATCTAATAAAGATGCCTTCGATGCTCAGTCCATTCAAAAACAATTGGAGCTAATAAGAAAAGTATCGGCAGATCTTGAGAAATTAAGCCAAACGCTAAGTAAACTACCAAATTAA
- a CDS encoding phosphoribosylpyrophosphate synthetase: protein MNTYETVSEAVNDLIKRGYTTDFSLYKENDCLICKKTSLRLAPDEFKIDEIHRFEGMTDPGDQMIVYAISSDIHQTKGIVVNAFGIYSDATSSKIVERLSRHII from the coding sequence ATGAATACTTATGAGACAGTAAGCGAGGCAGTAAACGACCTTATAAAAAGAGGGTACACTACCGACTTTTCTCTTTATAAAGAAAATGACTGTTTAATATGCAAAAAAACTTCGCTAAGACTTGCACCCGATGAATTTAAAATTGATGAAATTCATCGTTTTGAAGGAATGACAGATCCGGGAGATCAAATGATTGTATATGCCATTTCATCAGACATACACCAAACAAAAGGCATTGTAGTCAATGCTTTTGGCATTTACTCAGATGCCACTTCTTCCAAGATTGTAGAGCGTTTGAGCAGACATATAATTTAA